A portion of the Choristoneura fumiferana chromosome 20, NRCan_CFum_1, whole genome shotgun sequence genome contains these proteins:
- the LOC141439139 gene encoding dynein light chain Tctex-type 1-like, which yields MAAPADDDEEDLVFNVEEVQTIIRDNIELCLGGNTYSHTRAPQWISIITDKTMARLTKLNKPFKYILRITITQKNGTGLHTAAAYFWDTATDGTCTVRWENKYMYCIVNIWALALQI from the exons ATGGCGGCCCCTGCAGATGACGACGAAGAG GATCTAGTTTTTAATGTCGAAGAAGTACAGACAATAATAAGAGATAACATCGAATTGTGTCTTGGTGGAAACACGTACAGCCACACGCGAGCACCGCAATGGATCAGTATTATCACCGATAAAACGATGGCGAGGCTTACTAAGTTAAATAAGCcttttaagtatatat TGCGAATAACCATAACTCAGAAGAATGGCACTGGTTTGCACACGGCTGCCGCCTATTTCTGGGACACTGCCACCGACGGGACATGCACAGTGCGCTGGGAAAACAAATACATGTACTGCATTGTTAACATTTGGGCTTTAGCGCTACAAATTTAG